The proteins below are encoded in one region of Triticum aestivum cultivar Chinese Spring chromosome 1B, IWGSC CS RefSeq v2.1, whole genome shotgun sequence:
- the LOC123142153 gene encoding putative receptor protein kinase ZmPK1 (The sequence of the model RefSeq protein was modified relative to this genomic sequence to represent the inferred CDS: added 32 bases not found in genome assembly), whose amino-acid sequence MARFVSLLLLVPLLRSCAAASAGVGHTLGAGSSLSVEDHDRPFLVSPDATFSCGFLPAGKNAFYFSVWFTAATDRTAAWTANPGAPVNGRVSRMSFSADGKLSLADANGTTVWDSKNAGNKHFTVSLLDTGNLLVADPSSGRAVWQSFDWPTDTLLPSQPLTKDTRLVAGYYSLYYDNDNVLRLLYDGPQIASIYWPDRDIGVFGSGRTNYNSSRIAVLDDTGVFLSSDNLRVEASDLGAAGVKRRLTIEQDGSVRMYSLDAAGGWAVTWAAVKQPCSVHGLCGKNAVCEYLPSPRCSCVPGYEMVDRRDWRKGCNPTFSLPAATATNCSTSEKRFTFVKVASTDFYGYDIGYNSSVTFEYCESICLSMCSCAAFAYKKDGTGQCYPKGVLFNGYTSSTAPGNIYLKVPTDLNASAPPPSMALDCSLDGFDTAIDPPTYVDTYGALRSGPNLSYLFWFAAVLGFLELLFAATAWWFMSGQESMPSSLEAGYRLVMGTQFRRFMYRELKKVTGDFNEVLGRGGSGVVYRGVLDKTTVVAVKELTDVLQGEEEFWAEMTVFGRINHINLVRIWGFCSEGKHKLLVYEYVENGSLDRHLFSEDSSKALAWRERFKIALGAAKGLAYLHHECLEWVIHCDVKPENILLTRDLDPKIADFGLSKLSGRKAVGDGVQLSQMRGTTGYMAPEWVLGLPIDAKVDVYSYGIVLLEILMGSRITEQRTVDGKERLQMNQIVQALKQVVASGDIMSLVDSKLNGQFNPRQAMEMLKISLSCVEERSSRPAMDDIFKALIACDDEDEHPAYLS is encoded by the coding sequence tccgcTGCTGCGCTCCTGTGCAGCAGCATCGGCGGGAGTAGGACACACGCTGGGCGCCGGGTCCTCCCTGTCCGTGGAAGACCACGACCGGCCCTTCCTGGTGTCGCCGGACGCCACCTTCTCATGCGGCTTCCTCCCAGCCGGGAAGAACGCCTTCTACTTCTCCGTCTGGTTCACCGCGGCCACGGACCGGACCGCCGCCTGGACGGCCAACCCCGGCGCCCCCGTCAACGGCCGGGTCTCCCGCATGTCCTTCAGCGCCGACGGCAAGCTGTCCCTCGCCGACGCCAACGGGACGACCGTGTGGGACAGCAAGAACGCCGGCAACAAGCACTTCACCGTCTCCCTTCTCGACACCGGTAATCTCCTCGTCGCGGACCCCTCCTCCGGCCGTGCCGTGTGGCAGAGCTTCGACTGGCCCACGGACACCCTGCTCCCGTCGCAGCCGCTGACCAAGGACACGAGGCTCGTCGCCGGCTACTACTCCCTCTACTACGACAACGACAACGTGCTGCGGCTCTTGTATGACGGCCCGCAAATCGCCAGCATCTACTGGCCTGACCGGGATATAGGCGTGTTCGGGAGCGGCCGGACCAACTACAACAGCTCACGCATCGCCGTCCTCGACGACACCGGCGTGTTCCTCTCCAGCGACAACCTCCGAGTCGAGGCCTCCGACCTGGGCGCCGCCGGCGTCAAGCGGCGGCTAACCATCGAGCAGGACGGAAGCGTGAGGATGTACAGCCTGGACGCCGCCGGCGGATGGGCGGTCACGTGGGCTGCCGTGAAGCAGCCGTGCTCCGTCCACGGGCTGTGCGGCAAGAACGCCGTCTGCGAGTACCTGCCGTCCCCACGCTGCTCCTGCGTGCCGGGGTACGAGATGGTGGACCGCCGGGACTGGAGGAAGGGCTGCAACCCCACCTTCagcctccccgccgccaccgccaccaactGCAGCACGTCGGAAAAGCGGTTCACGTTCGTCAAGGTGGCCTCCACTGACTTCTACGGCTACGACATCGGGTACAACAGCTCCGTCACGTTCGAATACTGCGAGAGCATCTGCTTGAGCATGTGCTCCTGCGCCGCCTTCGCCTACAAGAAGGATGGCACCGGCCAGTGCTACCCGAAAGGGGTCCTCTTCAACGGTTACACGTCGTCCACCGCCCCCGGAAACATATATCTCAAGGTGCCCACCGACCTCAACGCCTCGGCACCGCCGCCGTCCATGGCCCTCGACTGCAGTCTTGATGGCTTTGATACGGCCATCGACCCGCCAACGTACGTCGACACGTATGGGGCACTAAGAAGCGGCCCCAACTTGTCCTACCTCTTCTGGTTCGCCGCGGTGCTGGGATTTCTCGAGCTACTCTTCGCCGCCACGGCATGGTGGTTCATGTCTGGCCAGGAGAGCATGCCCAGTTCGCTGGAGGCAGGCTACCGGCTGGTCATGGGGACCCAGTTCAGGAGGTTCATGTATCGAGAGCTCAAGAAAGTGACCGGGGACTTCAACGAGGTGCTCGGCCGCGGCGGCTCCGGCGTGGTGTACCGCGGCGTGCTTGACAAGACCACCGTGGTGGCGGTGAAGGAGCTGACAGACGTGCTGCAGGGCGAGGAGGAGTTCTGGGCGGAGATGACCGTGTTTGGGAGGATCAACCATATCAACCTGGTGAGGATCTGGGGGTTCTGCTCCGAGGGAAAGCACAAGCTGCTGGTATACGAGTACGTGGAGAACGGGTCGCTCGATAGGCACCTATTCAGCGAGGACAGCAGCAAGGCGCTGGCATGGAGAGAGCGGTTCAAGATCGCGTTGGGCGCGGCCAAGGGCCTAGCCTACCTCCACCATGAGTGTCTAGAGTGGGTCATCCACTGCGACGTCAAGCCGGAGAACATCCTACTCACTCGAGACCTCGACCCAAAGATCGCCGACTTCGGGCTGTCCAAGCTGTCCGGGAGGAAAGCCGTCGGCGACGGCGTGCAACTCTCCCAGATGAGGGGGACGACGGGGTACATGGCACCCGAGTGGGTGCTGGGCCTGCCGATCGACGCCAAGGTCGACGTGTACAGCTATGGTATCGTGCTTCTGGAGATCTTGATGGGAAGCAGGATAACAGAACAGAGGACTGTGGACGGCAAGGAGCGGCTACAGATGAACCAGATCGTGCAGGCGCTGAAGCAGGTGGTGGCGAGCGGAGACATCATGTCATTGGTGGACAGCAAGCTGAACGGACAGTTCAACCCTCGACAGGCCATGGAAATGTTGAAGATCTCCTTGTCATGCGTGGAGGAGAGGAGCAGCAGGCCGGCCATGGACGACATCTTCAAGGCTCTTATCGCGTGCGATGACGAGGACGAACACCCTGCGTACTTGTCGTGA